GCCATGGAAACTTCGCCGAGCAAACCTTTGGCTCCAGCTTCTACCGAAGCCTCAAATGCTTCACTCATAAGCTGATGACATGCTTCATGTCCAAGCTATCATGCTCTCATGTAATATAAATTTGAAGAAAACTTTCACAAGCTTAACAGGCTATTGTCGGGCAGATAACGCAACAGTATTCGATTGCTAGAagtaaataattcaaaataatactTGATATGAACAACAAAAACTTATCAGGAACTTAGAAATTGTCTACACAGGAGAATACACATCTTTAAAGGCATCTGAATCACTTTTGTAGGGACATCGAAGAAAATGCCGTAGAGAATGCATAAACCTAGCTACAAACTAAAATCTACATGCAGGACATCAACATCTTATCAAACAGATCCCTATCCAAGCACAATACTACGAATACAATCTATCACAGACTATTGCATTGAATGTTTTGTCAACAGACAAAAGGCTGTAACTCGCATCTTGCAATTGATTCCAAGAGCCATGTGTGACCGATGATTTGTGATCCAATTTTCGCAGCTATATCCTGGGCCTCATTTGACCGTTTCCAAAGGATTGAAACTTCTTCCCCCAACTTGCAACCTTCTGGTGGGTCGAGGTTGTATACAACTAGCGTCCTTGAAGCTGTATGTTCAAGACAACTTCGTTCCATCACTTCTTCTGAGCTGTTGAAAACAGTGCCTCCTGCTACAATGATCAAATCTTGAAGATCTTCCTTTCTATCCAGTAAAAAATCACCAGCAAAATAGAAACTCAAACCATTAAAGAGTTTCGGATCCTGCAAAGGAAATAATCCAATAACTAAGATCAGTTAGTTACCAAAGATTTGCATAATTGAATAGAAAACTAAAAGGAAAGGTGCTTGAAGTTGACCATATAGCATAAGCATGGTAATGGAGAAGCACGCAATGACATTATTTAAGTTCAATTCATACAATCTGACTTTGTGCCCTCGAGCgttcttattttcctttttctaatGTGAACATTAAAGTTTAAAAATGCATAAACTGCCCACCGAGGAGGACTTGATGAAATTATTGTCTTATATTCATGACATGGTACCAAGAACTAAAAAATAGATTATCGGGCAGACATTTTAGTTGGACAGATGTATCAATGGAGGTGCTCAAGAAGATAATAGTTAATGCATTTGCACAAAGTATTCATCAGAGGAACTTACATTGTTTGTTGCCCGAAGCCTGCCAGTTTTTGGGCCATCACAGCATCCATAGTTATCAAGACTAACTTCATATGGTTCTTCATTCACATGATCTGTGGCTTCCATGCATGCTTTTACCCCTACACCCATCAACAAAGAGAAAACAAGGGACAGTCAGGTTAGGTGATAAAACACAATTATAAAACACCTCAGTAAAAAAAGTGCACATTTTTTTAAACACAGGTCGTAATTTAGTCAATAGTCATTCATAGAAAATGTAATTATAGCAGCAAGGCAGAATATCTGGGTATAGCTTACAGTCAATTTTCAGAATCCATCTTCCAGCCAAAATGGCcatgcaagttttgaatgtCCTGACATATGCACCGTCCCCATCCAGGGCTGCAATCAAATGTGTAACATTTGGTCTCCAGGTCTTGGACACAGTTGCACCAGTCTTCTTGGCAAACTTGACTAAAAGAAGCTGCACCATTTAGAGAAATAATAAGTTTCTGATACAGCAACCAAGATAATAAGTTTATACAGTACAACATGTTCTGTACaccacaaaataaaataataaaataaaataaaaagttggcATGACAGATTTATTCAATTGGGAGACCTCGAGGCCCAGAAACCAGAAGCTTTAGTTCTCCAATCCATCTCAACAATGTTCTCGTATATGTTATCCATCTAGAGATAAGCCTTTACGGACTACAAACAGCATAATGTTATTAAAATTAAATCACAGATTACCATTTTCCACAATGCTTGTTTTCATGCAGATTATATAGAGTGAAAACAAAATGATAATTGGACCACAGCCAGGtcaatgaaagcaaagaaaagaagggaTCAATGTTGTTGGAGAGATATTTTCTAAGATTATCTAAAGACAACTTTCCAAGTCTTCATGACAACATGGAACCAAGTGACTAATGAGAGGAGAAATTCTTTTCGACTAACCTTTTCTTCAGAAGACAAACCGGATGGGCATATAATCCATTGATTcatttcatttgcagcttccaAACTGTTGGACTGGGGACAGATTCTGTGTGCagaatgagagaaaatcagatatcaaattaaacattgaaagaaAGAAGTAATATCCAACGGCAATAttactaagaaaaaaaaaaaaaaaaactttccaaGCCTTTTCTTTGTACAGACTAACAGtagtaaataaaatatattgagCTTGAAGAGCCAAGAGTTAAATATAGGGACTAAAATACAGGAATTCTACTTGCTTCAACAAGAGAATGATGTCTTACTTGGGCTTCCCATAATTTGACTTCTCACCGGGAAATTTAGTTGAACGATGAGCTGGACATAGCAGCAGAAAGTTTTCCTATATAATGTTCAAAAAGACAACGTTAACTATTATTTAAGGCTTAACAGACATTGGCCACCAAaacaaattatattaaataatcTAAAAGGTATAACAACAAAAGGGCATGAGAAAGAAGTTGATTACAAATATATGCTACTACATGTAAAAGAAGATAATAAATACCTTGTCCCAGCGACATTTAGAAATTTCAGTTGCACAGGTAACATGATAGCTTCTCCGGCAGGACTTTACAAAGCATCCCAAAGCTGCTCCCTTTAGCCCACATTTGGTGCATTTTAGCTTTGCACCCCTTGAGACTTCTGCCTTCAATCCCTTAACATTTTCACCTTCGAAATACACTTGTGGTGCCCTGAAtttcaaaatccataatatgtTTATCTAGTAGGCTAGTAGCACATAAGGTGATTAACAACAAATAGATCAAAGTAAAATAGCAATCATGTTATTGAATAGGTAAAAGTGAACTGACAATAATGTTCTTACAGTTATAGAAATCAGACAAAGATTCCAAAAACAGAAAGTAACTAAGAAAATTATTATTGCTAACATAGTAACTTAATGCCATTGATTGTGATGAGCAGAAACACTAAAGTCAAAAGGTTCAGTAGAGaggattttgtgttttttttaatataaaatttgtttcattttatatgCACAGGAAACATAACATACATTATATGCCCATCTTTGAAAATACAGAATATTTTCTGTATAattgaaaagtatgaaaatcaAGAGTATCTTTCAGAAAGAGAAAACACCCATATATGGACTAGACATCGCTAACTACGCTAGACCAAAATTATCATCATTACTGCTTGAACATACCAATCAATGCATATTCTGTGAACATGTATGACATTTGAAGCATTTGCCTCATCTCCCTCTACCAGTCTCTCTTTAGAATAATGCAACATTGGCCCTGTAACCTGAAATATTTCATCAATTCAACTGAGTTATATGTTACCAACTTACTGTGTATGTAAAAAGCCACAAAGATTAACATAACTAACCTCCGAGATCATAGAAGACTGGCAAAATACACAAATTGTTCTCTTTGTGAATGATTCATTAGGTGGTGTACTGAACTTATGTTCAAGCTCAGAATAAGTCTCTAAAACTGGCTCAtactttattttctttcttaaatGACCATCAATTTCAGTTGCACAACTATCATGTCTTTTCTGCCCTGCTCTACCATCATCAATTTTGCTGATCGATCTCCTGACCAAAGAATTTTCTGAAATCTGAAGAAAGcattacataaaaatatatataattaatctcATCATAAGACAGTAAAATTTATGGCATTAGTAAATTAAGAAACCATTAAATCCTTACTTGCTCACAGCGCCGACCACAGCTATCATTATCTGAACATTTGGCATCACCAAATGAAGGAGGACTGTTGGGCAATGACTGTGCTGCATGATTCATGTCTCCTACTACAGTCATGCACTCGTCGAGTCCACCAGCTCTTATTTGAGAACTTGGTGGTTGTGAATTGGGATTTCCCACTCCGCTTCTAGCAAAATCTAATACCTTGCCATCAGCATCTATTGGCATGCTACACTTATCTACATTGTCATTGTTGCCAACTCCATCAGCTACAGAACGATTCAGACTACAAGGAGCCCAAACTCGTTCATGAGCACTCGATGAATAGATGGATTGCCCACTGTTTGAATTACCTCCTTGGTCATTGTCAAATGGTTCTTTAGTCATTTTCCCAGCAAAACTGATATTAGGCAAAACAGGGTTTTGCTCCAGAATGGTTCTAACATCTGCATTGATCAAAACCAACACACAAAGCTAAAACATTATTGTCTGCATAGAGTTTAGAAACCATATTAACTTCCAAATAAGTGTATTTACACATTAAGCTTGTACCGGAAGAAACAGGCTGGAACAAATTGGCACAGAAAGACGCATCCAAGCTTTTGTAGATCGCTACTATGTTTTCCATGAACGGCACAGGCCTGAGATCTACCAGCCCACAAAACCAATGCAtcagaaataaaattaattggctTTAATTACTTGTTTCCACAATAAACTGTTTTGGTAATTCATCAAATAATGTCCTTGCAAGAACATCCATAAAAAAACAACTATTTcagccataaataaatataatttcttcaactaaaaaataaataccTCGGTCCGCAACCTGAGCTTTACAAACCGGGCAACTCGAACTGGGTATGCAGCAACTGCAAGCAATTCAAAAACCCAGTACAGAAAAAAACCCTAAAGTAAGAATCTTGAGACAGAAATTGATCAATTATTAGGagaaaaaaataagagagagagggagagagaagacgCACTTGCAGAAAATGTGATCGCATGGAAGCAACGTCGGTCGATTAAGCAAATTCAAGCTGAACCCaccaataaaaacacaaaaaatacaaaacccatTTCAGATAAAGCCTGTTTGCttcaaataaatcaaaataaaattcgaaaattcgaaaacgtaaaaacttgaaaacttgaaaaaagaAATGGAATTTAGGGGAGCGAATCGAACCAGAGGGGGCACTTGAGCTCGAGACCCAGTTTCTGGAAATGGAGAACCCACGGGTTCATCATCGACCTGGTATTGCCACTGTCGCTGCATTTACGGTTAGGGTTTGCGTCCACCATTGAAACGGAGCGTCGGAAACTCtgagagagttgcagagagaacTAAAAAGTGAGAGTTCTTCGGGAGGAGCTTGGAGTATTTAGATGTCTTTGCAGATGGTGTGTTGGAGCGGCGGAGGACACGTGTACAGTAGTGATTTCTCTGCGGAAGAGGAAATGGGCGGGGTGATAGATTTGAGCCGAACGGTAACTTTTCAAACTCGCGCGCTTTTCCGGATTTAGTTTTCAGAGACTCCCGCCTAAGCTGTTGGATCTTGCCGATATtttgacttttctttttttggtcagATGTCGCCGATATATCTACATCTCGCGAGTAATTTCATTTCTCAGCTTGGCTTTTATTGCCTTTCGCATGCCGTGGGACACTCCCACATCTGATGGTCATGATTCGTTCTTATTAATTTGATATTTGATGACGagatattattttattagtttaatatttaataaaacgTCATAATTGATAATGattatttgtttatataaatatttatttaattttaaaggtTGCTTAGTCATTTATATGAATTCAATGAATTGACAGTTCGTCACAATGGTAATTAtcaatttatttgatacatATGGATCTCTAAAAAAATAGACATTACCCTAATACTAATAAGGACAATAAACTCGAATGATTATAACGTTTGTATGGTAGAATCATTGTCACGTCATCATTAAAAAGGGAATAAATATGTAAAATGTCAAGTATTATCCTATGAGaaatttctttttcaaaatgctTTTCTTAATACAATAATATTTACATTAGAGGTGGAAGAATAAAACAGTATCCAATTTTGTCATTTACGAGATTTGAACATAAAACATTTTACTTACAAGCTATTTTATTCAATGAAATTTGTGTCTTTAAAATGTAAAGATTGTGATTAATATTTATTGTTAATTACTTGAATATAAACACACAAATTTCATCTGATTCTAAAGCAAATTAGGTTGAACATTGTCACAATTTGTTGAtacaatacataaataaataaaaaagcttctgtcatttgttttattttcttatagCCTGTTCATCACATTGACCGTCATTCCCTTCCTCTGCCGGAACGTTCTTCTCCACGGCCTCATAGATGTCCGTCGCAGCCAACTATGCAGATGGTTCATTAGTTTCTTCAATGATCTGTAACGTATCAACTGCATTGTCAGACGCTTTTTCGAAGACCTTAGTTTGAGGACATGGTTCTTTAATCAATGGTGTTGTTTCTGCGCTAGAGGCAGCTTCAGCTTTGTCCATGGCTACCACATCATCCTCTGAAGGACTTAAAGCATCATCCTCGAAAGACTCAGTTACGCGCTGTGATTCAACAGTGCGTGGTTCAGCAAACGATTCTGTTTCAGCATTAATGGCAACTTCCGGTTCCACAGAATCATCCAAAGAACTTGTAACATCTTCCTGAAAAGATTCAGATGCATTTTCGGACTTCTCCATGCATCCAGGATCATATGTGGCCATTTCGTCCTCCTCTGACTCTGCATAATCTTCTAAAGAGCTTATAACATTGTCCGCAAAAGACTTAGCCGGATTCTTGGATTGGTCCCCAGATGGTTCTGTATCCAATGGTTCTGATTCAGCATTAAGCGCACCTTCCGAACCATATGTGGCTACTAAACTCTCATTTGAAGAACAAGCATCATCCTGAACAGAGTCGGTGGAAATCTTGAACTTCTCCATGCATGGTTCTTCTGCATTCAATGGTTCCAATTCTGCATTGGAGACGCCTTCTGAATCATCTGTGACTACTGCATCCTCCTCTGAAGAACTACGATCATCCTGGAAAGATTCAGTGGCGAACTTGCATGGTTCCTCCTCCCCTGATTCTAGTTCAGAGAGAGGCTCTTGGTCCACACGTGACTGTGAATTCTCAATCTCCAGCAGCTTTTGGATTGCTTCGGCAGCAGAGTCTATAGCCCATACATCCTCGCTGACATCTCTACGCAAAAGGAGTCATGAAACTGTTTTAAGAAATCAACCAAAATGCATTCTTTTCTTGAATGGCTGCAGATGCATGCTAAATGATGATTTTTGCGGTTAGCACATGTGAAAAAGATGGCCACAAGCAATACCTTTTTGGATCTAGTCCAGCTGAAAGCAAGGCCGATTTCATGAGATTTATGAGAAACAAAGGGTTGTTGGAGAAGTATCCTCCATACGCTGAGATTTCCACCAGAAATTGCACGTCCAAAACAAACTGCTCCAtgaaatataaacaaaaggaaataaattgaatgaacaaggaTGATGATAAAATGGACTAGTACACACGGTTGATAGCACTTCTCGAAGCATAAGGGAAAGCAAAGCAAAATGGAACCAGAGACCTGCTTCGAGTTGAAAGGATGCTCTTCCATCATATTCTCGCTATCGGTATCCCAGATCTCTATGTTGTTTGGAATCCAAGCAAATACGGCCTCTATGAGCTCCCTTAGTAGCTCCATTAACCAATCAATTTCAAAGACATTGTCTTCAGAAAGCTTTTCCAGTTTCCGAAGTTCTAAAAACAGTACCTGATAATGAGACATCAGAATCAAAGGCGTATAAGCATCGTATAATCTAGTTCACAAACAACAAGCTTTGTACCAATAGGAGTTAGTAACTCTGGgggaaatcaaaagaaaattgctGAAACAGTGAATGAATAGTGACACTACTCTTCAAGTTAtttaaatgaaaacaaaatcagCACAATTATCTGATTCGCAAAGTCACCTGAGAAGCAAGAGAGGGCATCAATCCCTGGAACACGCAAGACTCACCCTGGTCGTCAATGCAATTTTCGGGAGTAAGGTTGTCACTATTTCTTAGGGAcataattttacatataaattgCTCACAATAAAGATCTCTGAGACGACTAGAAGCCTCCTGAATCAATGAGATACAACTATCAAGTTCCTTCGCTTGATAACTGTCTGGAAGGGTTTTCATTAACTCAGAGTTGATGTCACTGACAGCCTTGAAGATACTTCTAACCATGTTGGAGAAGAGTTGCTCGAGCGATGACAGATTGGCTAGTATTGAAACCTGTTGCTGCACTGACTCGGCCAAGTATATTCTTGGATTACttttttctttaacagtcaCCTGACAGTTGATGGCTATCGCAAGGATGTCTACATACTTTTTAAAGAGATTCATAAGTCCGCTAACGATTAATCCTTCGATTTGAAGGGAAACTAATGGGGTGACATCTAAAGTGATAGACTGGAAGGGAAAGAAAAAGTTGAGTGAGAAAAACATCATACAAGAAAGCTAAACTTTGCTGGGATTTTGTCGAAAATCAATTCAAAGAAAAAATGATACCTGCAGCAGCGTTACAAACTTCCTGCCGCTGTTTGTGAGCAAGCAATATTCTGGTTGTTGGCCAACAACCATGGAAGAGCACCCTTCATTCATGATTCCAGATACAAGATATCTTCCCAAAACCCAAGCATCAGTTGCTGTAAAGATATCGACGACTTTCTTAAAATGGTCTAGGTGTTTACGCAGAACCTCTTCGATACAAGGGCGAATGTAGTTGATCAAGTACGGCCGCAACACTAATCTCTGACTTTCCAACAAAGAGCAAAAAGACATTGCAAACTGCACAGCTTCTACTGCTGTGGACAATCCACCACTTATTTCTGATATGGATTTCACATACCTGTCGAAACAAGCACCAAACAATTTTGTTTCTCTACGAGCCCACTGGATAAGTTCTGATGCATAAGAAGAAGTCTCCCCATATAACATCACAAAACTTCTTGCTGCTTGAGAAATCATAGAGAACACAAACTTTGAAAGCTCCCTGATATAAACCCTATTCAAAAACGATTTCGAAGCCTGCAAATTTAGTGTCCCAGACGCAATGCGCGAACGGTAATACTTGATCAACAATTGTGTTGCGAGATGGCTGTCACCTAGTCTGCAGAGCCCCACCAGCGCTTTCTGAAGTTCCGGCGCAGCTATTCTTGGATTTTCAGCCACCATTGTCAACTGCATTGTAACCAAAGCCTTCCTCTCGGAAATTTCAGTACTAAATAACCTCAGCTCATCCAACGGGCGACCCTCCTCAAACTGCAACCTCTGGAAATTCTCGTCCTCTAATTCGAAGATGGTCAATGCTTCATCGATTCTGTTTTCAGACAAGAGAGTGTCCAAGGTTGCTAAAACATCATTTGCATGATCCCCTAAGTTGGTGATGGTAACTGGTTCTGAAAATTCCGAAAATTCGGGTTCTTCAAAAACCAAGTCTATAGTCTCCTTTGATAAAACCTTCAAATATATGCCATCTGCAAGTTCACTTACAAGCCTCTTTTGGGTCACTACATGGTTCTTCAGTTGCTTCAACTCATTTTCCACAAGCCCTACTTCTTCAAATATTCTACAAAAATGAAAGATAAAACACATTCCCACTTATTTTTGCTGACAAATATTCACCTCAATTCACTATTGCGATTGACTTCAAACTTAAGAAAAACTACATATAAGTAAAGATAATTGCACAATAAAAAGAGAATTTTCAATAGAACTGTCACACCGCCACCTAATGCTACCAATCCACAGGTTATGATATGAGTACATTGCCGTCGATTGGTGAAAGTTAAAAGTTTGGTGAAAGTTGACcgattggtgaaagttgaaagattgaTGAAAGTTGAAGGCTTGCTTTGTATGTATTTTGTATGTGTTTCATGTGTCATGTGTTCTGTGTGTGCTTCATATCtatcatgtgttttgtatgtccttcacatgtgttttgtatgtgtTTCACATGTGTTCTGTGTGTCTTAtgtgttttatatattttgtgtttatacatctctatcatgattttcatattcTTCGATAATGTTTCATACGTTTCATGTATCGATTTAGtgaattttcaatatttatcggaatttaaatatttttaaattaaaatgttcataaaattaatttacgatagtctacataatatttttttttaaagttaatttaagaaaaaaattagcctaagtttattctttaataatcccgtgctaaaattttaggccaaaagggTTGGAGCAAAAAATCTATTTAtaagctaaaagctaaattttccgggctaaaaaatttggcttttagcccaagggttggagatggtcttataaCTTTATAACATATGGATTGATAACATTATGTGACGATGTAACCTTCATACTCAAAACTTTCTCTAAAGGTCGTACCAAGTGCACAAGCTCccactttacgcagggtctgggagagatgaatgtcggctagccttaccctcatttatggagaggctgctcccaagtctcgaacccgagacctaccgctcatgggtaAAGGCACTtgtcatcgcaccaagtgcaacCTTTATACTCAAAACTTTCtctaaaatacataatttatacTCTGCTGAATAATTAGAAAAGATGTATACCTAGACCCTTTTTTAGAGTGACTGTCACACTACTGTTACAAATTTATTAAACTCAAAAATTTATCCACAAAAGTTTATACCTGACGAAGGCCGAATAATTCGAAAAGATGTGTTTGTGAAATTCTTCGCCGGATGCAGCCTTTAGCTCCAAGAGTTCTGAACACAGATGCTTAATTCCCTATAATCAACAGCATATTATATTAAGTGAACCTTTTTCCTCACattttctcggaaaccaaaCAGAAAGTAATCAACTAAATCAATTAAACGAACAGAAAGAACTGACCTTTCCAGTCATGGATTGAAGGTCGGACTCGTCGTCTTCTCCGTCGCTGGACACGGAGGACAAGTCAGAGGCGGTGTCGGACTGCGTGGAGTTCTCCATTTCCGGCAGGTCCCGGAATCGGAATCTggaagaagtggaagaagatTCCATTGAAACTGGCTTCCCATCACCCAAACGGCCCCGTATTCTCCAATGGAGGATATAAAGGAAGCAGTAGCCATTGGAAGCCGCTAAAAAATCCAGCCTTTTCCCTTGGACTCTCTCTCTCGTCGTTTCCTACTTCTGTTGGCTACTTCTGTTGGCGCGCGCGCTCTTTGGTTTCTTCGTTCATATGCTGAAACGACTTCGTTTCGTACTTCCCAGTTCCATTGCCGGCCTTCTGCTTGTGTAGCAAGCATTTTGTCTAGGACACCTCTTTTACTTCTCCTAcacatttttggttttttgccgtcgaatcggatgaattgaataaGATCAACAGACCAAAATGAACAAGGATGTGAAAAGcaaaaatggtgtgtggataacacaccccttTGTTTATGGGAATTTTTAGATGACGATTTGCATACTGTCACATGACTTTCTGTACtaattatatacaaacatgttaggttttatttttctttttctaaaagAAGGACAAATTATGGCAAATTATGGTTATCCATCTTTTTTTGCCCAGAGAGGGAATAGAGAATTTCATCTTACTCGTGGCTAGGGTCAAATAAACTTATCAGCTCGAAACATCGAATTCAGGACCTTCCATTGGGGTCAAACAGACTCACCAGCTCGAAGTATCGAATTCAGGACCTCCcgcattttttttgttggttggGAAACCGCAGTCTGCGCTCTTACCACTAAGCCACTTATTGTGATTGACATGTTAATTTCTTTTCAGACTGGTGCGAG
This genomic interval from Malus domestica chromosome 05, GDT2T_hap1 contains the following:
- the LOC103409196 gene encoding BRCA1-associated RING domain protein 1-like; protein product: MVDANPNRKCSDSGNTRSMMNPWVLHFQKLGLELKCPLCLNLLNRPTLLPCDHIFCNCCIPSSSCPVCKAQVADRDLRPVPFMENIVAIYKSLDASFCANLFQPVSSDVRTILEQNPVLPNISFAGKMTKEPFDNDQGGNSNSGQSIYSSSAHERVWAPCSLNRSVADGVGNNDNVDKCSMPIDADGKVLDFARSGVGNPNSQPPSSQIRAGGLDECMTVVGDMNHAAQSLPNSPPSFGDAKCSDNDSCGRRCEQISENSLVRRSISKIDDGRAGQKRHDSCATEIDGHLRKKIKYEPVLETYSELEHKFSTPPNESFTKRTICVFCQSSMISEVTGPMLHYSKERLVEGDEANASNVIHVHRICIDWAPQVYFEGENVKGLKAEVSRGAKLKCTKCGLKGAALGCFVKSCRRSYHVTCATEISKCRWDKENFLLLCPAHRSTKFPGEKSNYGKPKICPQSNSLEAANEMNQWIICPSGLSSEEKLLLVKFAKKTGATVSKTWRPNVTHLIAALDGDGAYVRTFKTCMAILAGRWILKIDWVKACMEATDHVNEEPYEVSLDNYGCCDGPKTGRLRATNNDPKLFNGLSFYFAGDFLLDRKEDLQDLIIVAGGTVFNSSEEVMERSCLEHTASRTLVVYNLDPPEGCKLGEEVSILWKRSNEAQDIAAKIGSQIIGHTWLLESIARCELQPFVC
- the LOC103435738 gene encoding exocyst complex component EXO84B-like, which encodes MESSSTSSRFRFRDLPEMENSTQSDTASDLSSVSSDGEDDESDLQSMTGKGIKHLCSELLELKAASGEEFHKHIFSNYSAFVRIFEEVGLVENELKQLKNHVVTQKRLVSELADGIYLKVLSKETIDLVFEEPEFSEFSEPVTITNLGDHANDVLATLDTLLSENRIDEALTIFELEDENFQRLQFEEGRPLDELRLFSTEISERKALVTMQLTMVAENPRIAAPELQKALVGLCRLGDSHLATQLLIKYYRSRIASGTLNLQASKSFLNRVYIRELSKFVFSMISQAARSFVMLYGETSSYASELIQWARRETKLFGACFDRYVKSISEISGGLSTAVEAVQFAMSFCSLLESQRLVLRPYLINYIRPCIEEVLRKHLDHFKKVVDIFTATDAWVLGRYLVSGIMNEGCSSMVVGQQPEYCLLTNSGRKFVTLLQSITLDVTPLVSLQIEGLIVSGLMNLFKKYVDILAIAINCQVTVKEKSNPRIYLAESVQQQVSILANLSSLEQLFSNMVRSIFKAVSDINSELMKTLPDSYQAKELDSCISLIQEASSRLRDLYCEQFICKIMSLRNSDNLTPENCIDDQGESCVFQGLMPSLASQVLFLELRKLEKLSEDNVFEIDWLMELLRELIEAVFAWIPNNIEIWDTDSENMMEEHPFNSKQFVLDVQFLVEISAYGGYFSNNPLFLINLMKSALLSAGLDPKRDVSEDVWAIDSAAEAIQKLLEIENSQSRVDQEPLSELESGEEEPCKFATESFQDDRSSSEEDAVVTDDSEGVSNAELEPLNAEEPCMEKFKISTDSVQDDACSSNESLVATYGSEGALNAESEPLDTEPSGDQSKNPAKSFADNVISSLEDYAESEEDEMATYDPGCMEKSENASESFQEDVTSSLDDSVEPEVAINAETESFAEPRTVESQRVTESFEDDALSPSEDDVVAMDKAEAASSAETTPLIKEPCPQTKVFEKASDNAVDTLQIIEETNEPSA